From the Acidilutibacter cellobiosedens genome, one window contains:
- a CDS encoding lactate racemase domain-containing protein, producing MNRLDFKIDFPSIIKMSDSVFIPKMYKVRQNFDTLKLSNFIEKLKGELTNKKDIMESLNGKKVCIALGSRGINNISSIATQIVKEVKQYGGEPFIIPAMGSHGGATPEGQKELLEGYGITEDKVGAPIISNLDVEFLGKTDEDIPVFTSKDALNADGVILVNRVKPHTAFHGDIESGLIKMSVIGMGKQKGAELCHKMGFNNFSEKLKNMSRIVFSHVPVVLGVAILENAYDETADIRALAPSEFFTEEPKLLKTAKSLMPQILLNNPDILIVDELGKDISGDGMDPNITGRFASDYVKSDFKVNRIVVLGLTKATDGNANGIGVADITTSRVLKDTDFTKGYINSITAAIPSTVRLPMVMPNDYEAIKTAIKTANNLDYDGRKSRIVRIKNTLSLKNIYVSESLIEDVKKNSKLEIISGPFDFEFDKENNLITGW from the coding sequence ATGAATAGATTAGATTTTAAAATTGATTTTCCATCGATTATAAAAATGTCCGACTCCGTATTTATTCCTAAGATGTATAAAGTACGTCAGAATTTCGATACTTTAAAACTTTCAAATTTTATTGAGAAGTTAAAAGGCGAGTTAACAAATAAAAAAGATATAATGGAATCTCTAAATGGCAAAAAAGTATGCATAGCCCTCGGAAGCCGTGGTATCAATAATATATCCTCTATAGCCACTCAAATAGTAAAGGAGGTAAAACAATACGGCGGTGAACCATTTATAATCCCTGCAATGGGAAGCCACGGAGGTGCGACTCCCGAAGGACAGAAGGAATTGTTGGAGGGATACGGTATCACCGAAGATAAAGTAGGAGCTCCTATTATATCAAACCTTGATGTGGAATTTTTAGGGAAGACAGACGAAGATATTCCGGTATTTACAAGTAAGGATGCCCTCAATGCCGATGGGGTTATACTTGTAAATCGTGTTAAACCTCATACGGCATTTCACGGAGATATAGAAAGCGGTTTAATAAAGATGTCTGTTATAGGAATGGGGAAACAAAAGGGGGCAGAATTGTGCCATAAAATGGGATTTAATAACTTTTCCGAGAAATTAAAGAATATGTCAAGGATTGTATTCTCCCATGTACCTGTAGTTCTCGGAGTGGCAATTTTGGAAAATGCATATGATGAAACAGCGGATATAAGGGCTTTAGCCCCGTCGGAATTCTTCACTGAAGAACCAAAACTTTTAAAAACTGCCAAGTCATTAATGCCCCAAATTTTATTAAATAATCCGGACATCCTTATAGTGGACGAACTGGGAAAGGACATCAGCGGAGACGGGATGGACCCTAATATTACGGGAAGATTTGCGTCGGATTATGTAAAAAGTGATTTTAAAGTAAACCGGATCGTGGTGTTGGGGCTTACGAAGGCTACGGATGGAAATGCAAACGGTATAGGAGTAGCCGATATTACTACTTCAAGAGTGCTGAAGGATACGGACTTTACAAAAGGCTATATCAATTCGATTACTGCAGCTATCCCCAGTACTGTACGCTTGCCTATGGTTATGCCTAATGATTATGAAGCTATAAAAACGGCAATAAAGACAGCTAACAATTTGGATTATGACGGCAGAAAATCACGTATAGTACGTATTAAAAATACTTTGAGCCTGAAAAACATATATGTCTCCGAATCGCTTATTGAAGATGTAAAGAAGAATTCAAAGCTTGAGATCATATCGGGGCCTTTTGATTTTGAGTTTGATAAAGAAAATAATCTGATAACAGGCTGGTAG
- a CDS encoding IclR family transcriptional regulator: protein MQNGEPERKNKFFVQSLHRTFEIIDIISEAEGKGVNVTEISKKIKLPISTVYRLLQNLIEGGYVEEIDGCNYILGLKFLELGVKVQKNIDIRNVARDFLEKLNEETKETIYVAKFDSKQLNIIYIEKIQSKRNITLTAGIGSRNYVHSTANGKCLLSGFSDEKIIEILKKTGMPALTDYTIVDAEQYLEEIRKVRQDGYAIDDRENENDVRCISSPIFDHENKVTAAVSISGVINNMDLELMHTKYRDLIIETARSISEKLGYWK, encoded by the coding sequence ATGCAAAATGGAGAACCTGAAAGAAAAAATAAGTTTTTTGTGCAATCTTTACATAGGACATTTGAAATAATCGACATAATCAGTGAAGCGGAGGGAAAAGGTGTCAACGTTACAGAGATAAGCAAAAAAATTAAACTACCCATAAGTACGGTTTATAGATTGTTACAAAACTTAATAGAAGGGGGCTATGTAGAAGAAATAGACGGTTGTAACTATATTCTCGGACTGAAATTTTTAGAATTAGGGGTAAAAGTTCAAAAAAATATTGATATACGTAATGTTGCACGGGACTTTCTTGAAAAGCTTAATGAAGAAACGAAAGAAACCATATATGTTGCAAAGTTTGACTCTAAACAGTTAAATATAATTTATATTGAAAAAATACAAAGCAAGAGAAATATAACATTAACTGCAGGGATAGGTTCGAGAAACTATGTTCATTCTACCGCTAATGGGAAATGTCTTCTGTCCGGTTTTAGTGATGAAAAGATAATAGAAATTTTGAAAAAAACAGGAATGCCTGCTTTAACTGATTATACCATAGTTGATGCGGAACAGTATTTAGAAGAAATAAGAAAGGTACGACAAGATGGATATGCAATTGATGATAGGGAGAATGAAAACGATGTACGTTGTATTTCTTCCCCGATATTTGATCATGAAAATAAAGTGACGGCAGCAGTAAGTATTTCCGGGGTAATAAATAACATGGATTTAGAGCTTATGCATACAAAATATAGGGATCTTATAATAGAGACTGCAAGATCTATATCTGAAAAATTAGGATACTGGAAGTAA
- a CDS encoding glucose 1-dehydrogenase, whose product MNLFDLTGKVAVVTGGSSGNGQSIAYGLAQAGADVAVVGNTSPLDKTKKLIESTGRRCLPIKTDLRDIHEAKTKIIDSTMKEFGRIDILVNNAGIQRRNPVMVFTEKDWDDVLAVNLKSVFILSQGVAPIMQKNGWGKIINMASMLSFQGGLNVPAYAASKGGIAQLTKAMANEWSKYGINVNAMAPGYIVTKMNTALISDKERSRQILERIPAGRWGEPTDLIGGAIFLSSHASDYVDGHVLCIDGGWMGR is encoded by the coding sequence ATGAATTTATTTGACTTGACGGGTAAGGTGGCAGTGGTAACAGGAGGAAGTTCAGGGAATGGGCAGAGTATTGCATATGGTCTTGCACAGGCAGGGGCGGATGTGGCGGTAGTCGGCAATACAAGCCCCTTAGACAAGACAAAGAAGCTAATTGAAAGTACCGGAAGAAGATGTTTACCGATAAAAACTGATTTAAGAGATATACATGAAGCAAAAACTAAGATTATTGATTCCACTATGAAGGAATTCGGAAGAATTGATATACTTGTCAATAATGCGGGTATTCAGAGAAGAAATCCGGTTATGGTTTTTACGGAAAAAGATTGGGATGATGTTTTGGCCGTGAATTTGAAGTCCGTTTTTATTTTGAGCCAAGGAGTAGCTCCTATAATGCAGAAGAATGGATGGGGGAAAATTATAAATATGGCTTCCATGTTGTCTTTTCAGGGAGGTTTAAATGTCCCAGCTTATGCTGCCAGCAAAGGAGGAATAGCCCAACTTACCAAAGCTATGGCAAATGAATGGTCAAAATATGGAATTAATGTAAACGCCATGGCCCCGGGATATATAGTCACTAAGATGAATACCGCCCTAATATCCGATAAAGAACGTAGCAGACAAATATTAGAAAGAATTCCAGCCGGACGCTGGGGAGAACCGACGGATCTGATTGGAGGAGCTATATTCCTTTCATCCCATGCTTCTGATTATGTAGATGGACATGTACTATGTATTGACGGAGGATGGATGGGGAGGTAA